From a single Alkalihalophilus pseudofirmus genomic region:
- the comGC gene encoding competence type IV pilus major pilin ComGC: protein MKMLLSNERGFTLVEMLVVLMIISILLLIAIPNMVKNNEVAGSKGCDATIKLLQTQVHAYEIETKEKPASLDVLETAEYIETTVCPNGAPLKIENGKVVEG from the coding sequence ATGAAAATGCTTCTATCCAACGAACGTGGTTTTACCCTTGTTGAAATGCTTGTCGTGTTAATGATCATCTCGATCCTCCTCTTAATTGCTATCCCGAATATGGTGAAAAATAACGAAGTTGCAGGCTCAAAAGGTTGTGATGCAACGATTAAACTCCTGCAGACACAGGTACACGCCTATGAAATTGAAACAAAAGAAAAGCCAGCAAGCCTCGATGTGCTTGAAACTGCCGAATATATTGAGACAACGGTATGTCCAAACGGTGCTCCGCTAAAGATTGAAAACGGTAAAGTTGTTGAAGGATAA
- the comGF gene encoding competence type IV pilus minor pilin ComGF: MRKNEQGFTLLEILLVLSILGVLVFVFPTIMGVIQHTKNHETHEKLELMVFFNQLTDEVKESRTIRIEGREVVLIKGDDTEVSYRQLDTGQIRRFSNNSGYVPMLYNVQSFYCEREQKKYRCTVTLINGEAMSRSMMPMYGVY; the protein is encoded by the coding sequence ATGCGAAAAAATGAACAAGGTTTTACGTTACTCGAGATTTTGCTTGTCTTAAGCATTTTAGGCGTTCTTGTGTTTGTCTTTCCTACCATCATGGGAGTCATACAACATACAAAAAATCACGAGACTCATGAAAAGCTAGAATTGATGGTGTTTTTTAATCAATTAACGGATGAAGTGAAGGAATCCAGAACAATTAGAATCGAGGGGAGAGAGGTGGTTTTAATTAAAGGGGATGACACGGAAGTAAGTTATAGACAACTTGACACCGGCCAAATTAGACGATTCTCAAACAACAGCGGATATGTACCAATGTTGTATAATGTTCAATCTTTTTATTGTGAGCGGGAGCAGAAGAAATATCGATGTACGGTGACTCTTATAAATGGAGAGGCCATGAGCAGATCGATGATGCCGATGTATGGTGTGTATTAA
- a CDS encoding type II secretion system protein, giving the protein MAIRVFQAQCISTFKKKPMLTQSFLEKGGCIIENSSGFTLMEVILALSLLSVCTLAILPASLVVYNERLTLQQENLAGEQLRESIQNYLTGVETPTAPLWMTVEETRSTSGEYEVCVAYTGANKRRYHRCLYAKK; this is encoded by the coding sequence ATGGCAATCCGCGTTTTTCAGGCACAATGCATCTCAACATTCAAAAAGAAACCTATGCTTACACAATCCTTCTTGGAAAAGGGAGGGTGCATTATCGAAAACTCTAGTGGTTTTACTTTGATGGAAGTTATTCTCGCTCTCTCACTTCTCTCTGTTTGCACCTTAGCAATCCTGCCCGCCTCTCTTGTTGTTTATAATGAACGTTTAACTTTGCAACAGGAAAACTTGGCAGGTGAACAACTTAGAGAGTCGATACAAAATTATTTAACAGGTGTAGAGACTCCAACAGCGCCTTTGTGGATGACTGTTGAGGAGACGCGATCAACTTCAGGAGAGTATGAAGTATGTGTTGCCTATACGGGTGCTAATAAAAGGCGATATCATAGGTGTCTCTATGCGAAAAAATGA
- the comGG gene encoding competence type IV pilus minor pilin ComGG, with protein sequence MRNDRGFVYPIVLIICTFLLFGLTVQTNVYLQEKRFAVEQQFILKGDTLIQRGLVDFIVHAPSTENSTLFFSYEDGTVTLITMSKSETEWQVAATAELLGSTHVRRAQFYYDPYHQSIKEYWEVSKRDE encoded by the coding sequence ATGAGGAATGATAGAGGCTTTGTTTACCCTATTGTATTAATTATATGCACATTCCTGTTGTTTGGTTTGACGGTACAAACGAATGTATATCTCCAGGAGAAGAGGTTTGCTGTTGAGCAGCAATTCATATTAAAGGGTGATACATTGATTCAAAGAGGTCTCGTAGACTTTATCGTTCACGCACCAAGTACAGAAAACTCAACTTTATTCTTTTCATACGAGGATGGTACCGTTACACTTATTACAATGAGTAAAAGTGAGACGGAATGGCAGGTCGCTGCAACTGCAGAACTATTGGGTTCAACCCATGTACGTAGAGCGCAGTTTTATTACGACCCCTACCATCAAAGCATTAAAGAATATTGGGAGGTTTCCAAACGTGATGAATGA
- a CDS encoding YqzE family protein: MSLNEYIKFITQQLVLRLDQPKEVRKQEREARKAERPPFAYRTFGIIPFAISLLFKRKSKKQL; encoded by the coding sequence ATGTCATTAAATGAGTACATTAAATTTATCACACAGCAGCTTGTGTTAAGGCTTGATCAACCAAAGGAAGTGAGAAAACAGGAGCGTGAAGCAAGAAAAGCAGAACGCCCGCCGTTTGCGTATCGCACTTTCGGGATTATTCCTTTTGCAATCAGTCTGTTATTTAAAAGGAAATCGAAAAAGCAGCTGTAA
- the comGD gene encoding competence type IV pilus minor pilin ComGD — translation MKTVKLLKDKSTYSQAGYTLTELLITLSILSMLVLLPIIYLPASMNTYKTKEIADQFKEDILLAQHIAMSRGETIIIRIMANQNQYQIMNLGGKVYFIRPFTVENMSFSSHSLPRIEIQFLDNGNPRFSGTMHLNIQKETYAYTILLGKGRVHYRKL, via the coding sequence TTGAAAACGGTAAAGTTGTTGAAGGATAAGTCAACATACTCTCAAGCTGGATACACCTTAACCGAGCTCTTAATTACTCTCTCTATTCTCTCCATGTTAGTTCTTCTTCCCATTATTTACCTTCCCGCTTCCATGAACACCTATAAAACAAAAGAAATTGCCGATCAATTTAAGGAAGATATCCTTTTAGCCCAGCATATAGCTATGTCTCGTGGTGAGACAATTATTATTAGAATAATGGCAAATCAAAACCAATATCAAATCATGAATTTAGGAGGAAAGGTTTATTTTATTAGGCCTTTCACTGTGGAGAACATGTCTTTTTCTTCTCACAGCCTACCTAGAATTGAAATTCAGTTTTTGGATAATGGCAATCCGCGTTTTTCAGGCACAATGCATCTCAACATTCAAAAAGAAACCTATGCTTACACAATCCTTCTTGGAAAAGGGAGGGTGCATTATCGAAAACTCTAG
- a CDS encoding shikimate kinase, protein MNDRIYLTGFMGSGKTTVGQALGKALGYQVIDTDQWIEEDQQKKIKEIFNEGGEKLFRSLETAALRELTQKKAVITTGGGIILKEENRQIMKGSGTVIFLDCAIEEVIRRTSNDDSRPLLKEKSKGDIQSMYEDRLPLYKEADIHLDTTGRSILEIVAELKSAMLK, encoded by the coding sequence ATGAATGATCGAATTTATCTTACTGGGTTTATGGGTTCTGGTAAAACAACGGTAGGCCAAGCTTTAGGCAAAGCGTTAGGATATCAGGTTATCGATACGGATCAATGGATTGAAGAAGATCAACAAAAGAAAATCAAAGAAATTTTTAATGAAGGGGGAGAAAAGCTTTTTAGGAGTCTTGAAACGGCAGCATTAAGAGAGTTGACTCAAAAAAAAGCTGTAATTACAACCGGCGGCGGGATCATTCTAAAAGAGGAAAATCGACAAATTATGAAAGGGTCTGGAACAGTGATATTTCTAGACTGTGCCATCGAAGAAGTTATTCGCCGGACGTCTAATGATGATTCTAGGCCGTTGCTTAAAGAGAAATCTAAAGGTGATATTCAATCCATGTACGAAGACCGCTTGCCGTTATATAAAGAAGCAGATATCCACTTAGACACTACAGGGAGGTCCATTCTTGAAATCGTTGCTGAGTTGAAGTCAGCTATGCTTAAATAA
- the comGB gene encoding competence type IV pilus assembly protein ComGB: MNDRVTYKQTSIFNGNQQMVYARSFKLLGKLLKQGYSMDHALSFMLIHLPKEVSVPLTQVQASLKNGQEIHQSFSQLPVPRDVISFLYFYQYHGQISDGFIQAGTLLEKRQVTKHQMYKLLRYPVMLVWICFVVLIVLHLFVVPHFNSLFETMQGDPPLLTTIVLHSLTAIPYIGAATILLTVFSLFYIFLFKKRWPPSRRMKFLLNTPFVNQIVKQLSTYFFSLQIGRLLLSGTSLQQALSLFEKQNHLPFFQQEVIKIKSELQLGTPFYLLVKEKDYFIKELSFVIENGERTGYLGEDLENFSTLIYSELEEKLTKVMDYLQPFIFILIGAFIFILFLAIMLPMFQMIGSLQ; this comes from the coding sequence GTGAATGATCGGGTTACTTATAAGCAAACATCTATTTTTAACGGTAATCAGCAAATGGTGTATGCAAGATCATTTAAACTTTTAGGGAAGTTGTTAAAGCAAGGATATTCTATGGACCACGCCTTATCATTTATGCTTATACATCTTCCAAAAGAAGTTTCGGTCCCCCTCACACAAGTGCAGGCATCTCTTAAGAATGGTCAAGAAATTCATCAGTCTTTCTCTCAATTGCCGGTCCCAAGAGATGTGATTTCATTTCTTTATTTTTATCAATATCATGGACAGATAAGTGATGGATTTATACAAGCTGGAACATTATTAGAAAAGCGGCAGGTTACGAAACATCAAATGTATAAGCTGTTGAGGTACCCAGTAATGCTTGTCTGGATTTGTTTCGTCGTTCTAATTGTACTCCATTTGTTTGTTGTTCCTCATTTCAATTCTTTATTTGAAACAATGCAGGGGGACCCTCCGCTGTTAACTACTATTGTTCTGCATTCTCTAACAGCTATCCCGTACATAGGAGCAGCAACAATCCTTTTAACAGTGTTTTCTTTGTTCTATATATTTCTGTTTAAGAAAAGATGGCCGCCAAGTAGAAGAATGAAGTTTTTATTAAACACTCCCTTTGTCAATCAGATCGTAAAACAATTAAGCACCTATTTTTTCTCCCTTCAAATAGGACGTCTTCTTCTCTCAGGAACCTCCCTTCAACAAGCATTATCTCTGTTCGAAAAACAAAATCATCTGCCATTTTTCCAGCAAGAAGTGATTAAAATCAAGTCTGAACTGCAACTTGGCACACCATTTTATCTTTTAGTAAAAGAAAAAGATTATTTTATAAAAGAATTAAGTTTTGTCATCGAGAATGGAGAGAGGACGGGCTACTTAGGAGAAGATCTAGAAAATTTCAGTACATTGATTTACTCAGAATTAGAAGAGAAGTTAACCAAAGTGATGGATTACTTACAACCTTTTATTTTTATTTTAATTGGAGCTTTTATTTTTATTTTATTCCTTGCTATTATGCTTCCTATGTTTCAAATGATTGGCTCTCTGCAATAG
- the mscL gene encoding large conductance mechanosensitive channel protein MscL, which produces MNILHEFKEFAVRGNVIDMSVGVIIGTTFAKIVESFVEDVIMPPFSVLFGQVDFSNLYLNLSDRRFNSFAEAEAAGIPMLKYGMFLNHIVHFAIVAFILFLFVRQMNRIRRPDEDPLIDMKTKLCSYCFKSIAYKARRCPHCTSNLIQRSNRENAENLNISNPTHTLPLKTVIKKRSK; this is translated from the coding sequence ATGAATATTTTACATGAATTTAAAGAATTTGCTGTTCGTGGAAATGTGATTGATATGAGTGTTGGGGTCATTATCGGCACGACATTTGCAAAAATTGTAGAATCTTTTGTTGAAGATGTGATCATGCCTCCCTTTAGTGTGCTGTTCGGACAAGTTGATTTTTCTAATCTATACCTTAATTTATCGGACCGTCGCTTTAATTCATTCGCCGAGGCTGAAGCTGCCGGAATTCCCATGCTTAAATATGGTATGTTCTTAAATCACATTGTTCACTTTGCCATCGTAGCTTTCATCTTATTTTTATTTGTCAGGCAGATGAACAGAATCAGAAGGCCGGATGAAGATCCGTTAATCGATATGAAAACAAAATTATGTTCTTATTGTTTCAAATCCATTGCCTATAAAGCACGCAGGTGCCCACACTGCACATCAAATTTAATTCAACGTTCAAACAGGGAAAATGCCGAAAACTTAAATATTTCTAATCCAACACATACTCTCCCATTAAAAACAGTTATTAAAAAGCGTTCAAAATAA
- the yidD gene encoding membrane protein insertion efficiency factor YidD, whose product MQKILVLFIRGYQKFISPLKPPTCRFYPTCSHYGIESIKRFGAFKGSWLTIKRLSKCHPFHPGGIDLVPEKENEKETRNS is encoded by the coding sequence ATGCAAAAAATTTTAGTCCTCTTTATTCGTGGTTATCAAAAATTCATTTCCCCTTTGAAGCCCCCTACATGCCGATTCTACCCTACCTGCTCTCATTATGGTATTGAATCCATAAAACGCTTTGGGGCCTTTAAGGGAAGTTGGTTAACAATTAAACGCCTAAGTAAATGTCATCCTTTTCACCCTGGCGGAATTGATTTAGTGCCTGAAAAAGAAAACGAAAAAGAGACGAGAAACAGCTAG
- the comGA gene encoding competence type IV pilus ATPase ComGA, with the protein MYDVEKISMAMFEEAVSVHATDIHLVPLEREWLIQFRMNGTLYDYKSIPLMLGERVLGHLKYHCGMDIGERRFPQSNAMTIVVKKEKIDLRLSTLPTRSKESLAVRLLPQKRKKELIHLPILSSNVQQLQYITTLRQGLCLISGPTGSGKTTTLYACLEEILYTSSKKIITIEDPVERTLDYLIQIETNDKAGITFDIGLKAALRHDPDVIMIGEIRDEKTAKLAIRAALTGHLVFATVHANNNYSAVLRMLEFGVSKQDVCEGLQAVICQCLVNRQSKVRMEAESFNHMPIYNRGSLYTFDHNEQIRKMVNKGLTRETNTLENQLRKAWALGYTNECERGGEG; encoded by the coding sequence TTGTATGATGTAGAAAAAATAAGTATGGCCATGTTTGAAGAAGCAGTAAGTGTACATGCCACCGACATCCATTTAGTCCCTCTAGAACGTGAATGGCTCATTCAGTTTAGAATGAATGGTACCTTGTACGATTATAAATCGATTCCTCTTATGTTAGGTGAGAGAGTGCTTGGGCACTTAAAGTATCATTGTGGCATGGATATAGGAGAAAGGCGGTTTCCTCAAAGTAATGCGATGACAATTGTTGTAAAAAAAGAAAAAATTGATCTCAGACTATCAACCCTCCCTACACGTTCTAAAGAAAGTTTAGCTGTGCGGCTATTACCTCAAAAGCGAAAAAAAGAATTAATACATCTCCCGATCCTTTCATCGAATGTTCAACAACTCCAATATATCACTACTCTCCGGCAAGGACTGTGTTTAATTTCAGGACCAACTGGCTCTGGTAAAACAACCACTTTATACGCATGTTTAGAAGAAATCCTCTATACCTCTTCCAAAAAAATTATTACCATCGAAGATCCCGTTGAAAGAACTCTTGATTATCTTATACAAATTGAAACAAATGATAAGGCAGGTATTACCTTTGATATTGGGTTGAAGGCAGCTTTAAGACATGATCCAGATGTCATTATGATTGGAGAAATCCGAGATGAAAAAACGGCTAAATTAGCCATTCGAGCAGCTTTGACAGGACATCTTGTTTTTGCGACTGTGCATGCAAATAATAATTACTCAGCCGTATTAAGGATGTTGGAATTTGGTGTGTCTAAACAAGATGTATGTGAAGGATTACAGGCAGTCATCTGTCAGTGTTTAGTTAATCGTCAAAGCAAGGTAAGAATGGAAGCAGAGTCTTTTAATCACATGCCTATCTATAATCGTGGTTCCCTCTATACGTTTGATCATAACGAGCAAATTAGAAAGATGGTGAACAAGGGTTTAACAAGAGAGACAAATACTTTAGAAAACCAACTAAGAAAGGCTTGGGCTCTGGGTTATACAAACGAGTGTGAAAGGGGTGGGGAGGGGTGA